In Leishmania major strain Friedlin complete genome, chromosome 34, the following proteins share a genomic window:
- a CDS encoding phosphatidylinositol-4-phosphate-5-kinase-likep ro tein, translating to MPLNRELLASVKLEPVSDSDWVEEGHDKMNDGRSAGADGSLHPASDADENEDQNAATKNVIHCLKIALERGITSISLPEKQRPLNPQKDFSIESTMHFSASRPAKGITCCGAEATGVKKAPNPQMRDARSSMIGGVYRQANRPRNEMSQVLTTDNAVLTSDADMDRDCSGLATSGANFDTPAARARRAYRSLTRTQTFADFSSDDEDDEDEENMPPVSFTFTDFSPMCYRHIREFFNVDPKAYCDVLRNSRWHSIPTPGKSAAQLFFCGRDWVIKTMTEQESDFLRKILHRYYYHVRDNPFTLLPHFVGHHRLRIGTKTQNFIIMQNVFATTNTIHEKFDLKGSTIGRFASEAEKRRTTFTQKDLDINSPMHIGPERRNLLIEQIKKDCEFLKRSMIMDYSFLVGIHVLPSVSDTLSFSTSAGSLGMLTRTVTDGTLRTNLGLGYSMGGERPDNSGADASEFTRNGSRLDGRCFTADQGGMMSNKVPGLRQEIYYIGIIDILQEYNARKALENVVWGSLYDRKRISCVHPNDYAGRFIAFMSSIIV from the coding sequence ATGCCCCTTAATCGAGAGCTGTTGGCGTCCGTGAAGCTGGAGCCCGTGAGTGACTCGGActgggtggaggagggacaTGATAAAATGAATGACGGTCGCTCTGCCGGCGCAGACGGCTCTCTGCACCCCGCCtccgacgccgacgagaaTGAGGACCAAAACGCAGCCACCAAGAATGTGATTCACTGCCTGAAAATAGCACTAGAACGTGGTATTACGAGCATCTCGCTGCCCGAGAAGCAGCGGCCATTGAACCCGCAGAAGGACTTCTCGATCGAGTCCACCATGCACTTCAGCGCGTCTCGGCCCGCCAAGGGGATaacctgctgcggcgccgaagCCACTGGTGTGAAGAAGGCGCCCAACCCGCAGATGAGAGATGCCCGCTCGTCCATGATCGGTGGTGTCTATCGGCAAGCAAACCGTCCACGGAACGAGATGTCGCAGGTTCTCACCACAGACAATGCTGTTTTGACCTCCGACGCCGACATGGACCGGGACTGCAGCGGTTTGGCGACTTCTGGTGCAAACTTCGATACAcctgccgcacgcgcgcgccgtgccTATCGCTCACTGACAAGGACGCAGACGTTTGCGGACTTCTCGTCGGATgatgaggacgacgaggacgaggagaacATGCCACCGGTGAGCTTTACCTTTACAGATTTCTCGCCCATGTGCTACCGCCACATCCGCGAGTTCTTCAACGTAGATCCAAAGGCGTACTGCGATGTGCTGCGCAACAGCCGCTGGCACAGCATCCCAACACCAGGCAAGtcggctgcgcagctcttTTTCTGCGGTCGCGATTGGGTGATTAAGACAATGACGGAACAGGAGAGCGACTTTCTGCGCAAGATCCTGCACCGGTATTATTATCATGTGCGCGACAACCCTTTCACCCTGCTCCCACACTTCGTGGGCCACCATCGCCTTCGCATCGGCACGAAAACGCAAAACTTCATCATTATGCAAAACGTCTTTGCCACCACGAACACGATCCATGAGAAGTTCGACCTGAAGGGCAGCACCATCGGCCGCTTCGCCTCCGAAGCTGAGAAGCGCCGCACAACGTTCACACAGAAGGACCTCGATATAAACAGCCCGATGCATATTGGGCCGGAGCGGCGGAATCTGTTGATTGAGCAAATCAAGAAGGATTGCGAGTTTCTGAAGCGATCCATGATCATGGACTACTCATTCCTGGTTGGCATACACGTGTTGCCGTCGGTAAGCGACACTTTGTCCTTTTCGACCTCCGCAGGGTCGCTAGGGATGTTGACGCGCACTGTGACGGACGGCACACTGCGCACAAACCTAGGTCTGGGGTACAGCATGGGAGGGGAGCGGCCAGATAATTCCGGGGCTGATGCCTCTGAATTCACGCGCAACGGGTCCAGGCTGGACGGTCGCTGCTTCACGGCTGATCAGGGAGGCATGATGAGCAACAAGGTGCCTGGGCTGCGACAGGAGATATACTACATCGGCATCATTGACATTTTGCAGGAGTACAACGCGCGTAAGGCGCTCGAGAATGTTGTGTGGGGGTCCCTGTACGATCGAAAGCGCATCTCGTGCGTCCACCCGAACGACTACGCAGGACGATTCATCGCGTTCATGTCATCCATCATTGTCTAG
- the LPG2 gene encoding lipophosphoglycan biosynthetic protein (lpg2), which produces MNHTRAVMEAILAVITYSFCSVSMILVNKLIMNTYDMNFPFGILVLQTGGALVIVALAKAARFVEYPAFSFDVAKKWLPLTLLFVAMLFTSMKSLATMSVAAQTILKNLAVILIALGDKFLYGKAQTPMVYFSFALMILGSFLGAKGDKWVTAWGLIWTLLNIVSTVSYTLYMKAVLGSVSNSIGRYGPVFYNNLLSLPFFLIMGVGEIMPFSAAIGETTTLGKLVLTFSVLVSSVMTFSVFWCMSITSPTTMSVVGSLNKIPLTFLGMLAFHQFPTATGYLGIMVALSAGFLYTHLNIRANRAKASSDLEHQMQQTGKTTTESIVLVRTDENSSDNFKSE; this is translated from the coding sequence ATGAACCACACTCGCGCTGTCATGGAGGCGATCCTCGCCGTCATCACGTATAGCTTCTGCAGCGTGAGCATGATTCTCGTGAACAAGCTAATCATGAACACGTACGACATGAACTTCCCATTCGGAATCCTGGTGCTGCAGACTGGTGGTGCACTAGTGAttgtggcgctggcgaaggcaGCACGCTTCGTTGAGTACCCGGCCTTTTCATTCGACGTGGCGAAAAAGTGGCTTCCTCTTACTCTGCTCTTCGTGGCAATGCTATTCACATCCATGAAGAGCTTGGCCACGATGTCCGTCGCGGCTCAGACGATTCTCAAGAATCTGGCCGTTATCTTGATTGCACTCGGCGACAAATTCCTCTACGGCAAGGCGCAAACCCCGATGGTCTACTTTTCGTTTGCGTTGATGATCCTCGGCAGCTTTCTTGGCGCCAAGGGCGATAAGTGGGTAACAGCGTGGGGTCTCATCTGGACGCTTCTTAACATTGTCTCCACCGTCTCGTACACGCTGTACATGAAGGCTGTACTGGGCTCTGTCAGTAACTCGATCGGCCGTTACGGTCCTGTCTTCTACAACAACCTGCTGTCCCTACCCTTTTTCCTAATAATGGGTGTCGGGGAGATCATGCCGTTCTCGGCCGCAATCGGTGAGACAACCACGCTCGGTAAGCTGGTGCTGACGTTCTCGGTGCTGGTGAGCTCCGTGATGACGTTCTCTGTCTTTTGGTGCATGTCTATAACCTCGCCCACCACAATGAGCGTCGTGGGCTCACTGAACAAGATACCCCTCACTTTCCTGGGCATGCTGGCGTTCCACCAGTTCCCCACCGCAACGGGTTATCTGGGTATCATGGTCGCGCTATCCGCAGGATTCCTATACACGCACCTCAACATCAGGGCGAACCGCGCCAAGGCTTCTTCCGATTTGGAGCACCAGATGCAGCAGACCGGCAAGACGACAACGGAGTCGATCGTACTGGTGCGCACGGACGAGAACAGCAGTGACAACTTCAAATCTGAGTAG